One genomic segment of Chelonia mydas isolate rCheMyd1 chromosome 1, rCheMyd1.pri.v2, whole genome shotgun sequence includes these proteins:
- the LPAR6 gene encoding lysophosphatidic acid receptor 6 → MVSSNCSTEDSFKYILYGCTFSMVFVLGLISNCVAIYIFTFTLKMRNETTTYMLNLAISDLLFVFTLPFRIYYFAIRNWPFGDILCKISVTMFYTNMYGSIFFLTCISVDRFLAIVHPFWSKTLRTKRNAKIVCVAVWITVLAGSMPASFFQSTTTRNNTEYEQNTCFENFPDKTWKTYISRIVIFIEIVGFFIPLFLNVTCSTMVLRTLNKPVTLSRNKLSKKKVLKMIFVHLVIFCFCFVPYNVTLILYSLMRTQIWINCSLVTAVRTMYPITLCIAVSNCCFDPIIYYFTSDTIKNSIKKNRSARTRDSRSAETQVAENFIQHSLQTLKAKIFDNESTI, encoded by the coding sequence ATGGTAAGCTCTAATTGTTCCACTGAGGACTCCTTTAAGTATATTTTATATGGATGTACGTTTAGCATGGTGTTTGTCCTTGGTCTAATATCAAATTGCGTTGCTATATACATTTTTACATTCACATTAAAAATGCGAAATGAAACAACTACTTACATGCTTAATTTAGCAATATCTgatctactttttgtatttacatTGCCCTTCAGGATTTATTACTTTGCAATAAGAAACTGGCCATTTGGAGATATACTTTGCAAGATTTCTGTCACAATGTTTTATACAAACATGTATGGAAGCATTTTCTTCTTGACTTGTATAAGCGTCGATCGCTTTTTAGCTATAGTGCACCCATTTTGGTCTAAGACTCTTAGaaccaaaagaaatgcaaaaattgtCTGTGTTGCAGTATGGATAACTGTACTAGCAGGAAGCATGCCAGCAAGCTTTTTTCAGTCTACCACCACCCGAAATAACACTGAATATGAACAAAACACATGTTTTGAAAACTTTCCGGATAAAACATGGAAAACCTATATATCAAGGATTGTTATCTTCATTGAAATTGTGGGATTTTTTATTCCACTGTTCTTAAATGTGACCTGTTCTACGATGGTTTTAAGGACTTTGAATAAACCAGTTACATTAAGTCGGAACAAGCTAAGCAAAAAAAAGGTACTCAAAATGATTTTTGTCCATCTGGTGATattctgtttctgttttgtgcCATATAATGTTACCCTAATACTTTATTCTCTAATGAGAACACAAATATGGATTAATTGTTCATTAGTAACTGCTGTCAGGACTATGTATCCTATCACTCTATGCATTGCAGTTTCAAATTGTTGTTTTGACCCTATAATATACTATTTTACATCAGATACTATTAAAAACTCAATAAAAAAGAACAGATCAGCTAGAACACGCGATTCCAGATCCGCTGAAACTCAAGTTGCTGAAAATTTTATTCAACACAGCCTCCAGACTTTAAAAGCTAAAATATTTGACAATGAATCTACAAtataa